Part of the Mycolicibacterium thermoresistibile genome, CGGACCGTTGCTTGAGCGCTGAGAGGTCGACGGCACCGGCCAGTGCGGGGCCGATGGAAGGTCCGGGACGAGTCACGCCTTCAAGTTTGTCACGCCGATCCGGTCATCGGGCGGGAGACCTCCGAAACGTCCGCGGCCGCGGATGCGGTCCCGGCTGCGACACCCTGCGCGGCGACCGGTTTACGGTCCAGTTTGGCGGTCTGATCGGCCCATATGAGAAAAATCACAGTCGCGAGCGGCAGCACACTCGCCAGCAACGCCAACACGGCCGTCCCCGCGGTCCACCGGTAGGTGTAGGCGGCGGCCCCGGCCGCCACCAGAAACGCCACGAACAACGCCCCGTGGATCGGGCCGAAGATCTGCACGCCGATCTCGGTACCGGGGCTGGTCAGGTACTTGAAGTACATCCCGATGAGCAGCCCCACCCAACTCGTGGCCTCCAACATGGCCACCAGACGGAACCAGCCGGCGACGGACCGCCGCCGGACAGCCTTCGGCAGATCGGATGCGCGTGTCATGGCCGTCATTGTGCCCCACGCCGGAGCGACCTACTACACGGCGTCGTTGATAGCGCTCGGCGCTGCCCACGCCGACTGTGGCGGACGGTCGGACGACCCGCTATCCCGCCCGCAGCACCAGCGCATCGCCCTGGCCACCGGCGCCGCACAGAGCCGCGACCGCGTAGCCCGAACCACGCCGGGACAGCTCCAGCGCCGCGTGCAGCGTGATACGCGCACCGGACGCCCCGATCGGGTGGCCGATGGCGATGGCGCCGCCGTTGATGTTGACGATGTCGGGGTTGACGCCGAGTTCCTGGGTGGAGGCGAGCGCCACCGCGGCGAACGCCTCGTTGATCTCCACGATGTCGAGCTGGTCGACGGTGATGCCCTCCCGGGCGATCGCCTTCTTGATCGCGTTCGCCGGCTGGGACTGCAGCGACGAGTCGGGGCCGGCCACCACACCGTGCGCGCCGATCTCACAGAGCCAGGTCAAGCCCATTTCCTGGGCCTTCTTCTTGCTCATCACCACGACCGCGGCCGCCCCGTCGGAGATCTGCGACGCCGAACCGGCGGTGATGGTGCCGTCTTTGCGGAACGCCGGCTTGAGCCCGGCCAGCGATTCGAGGGTGGTGTTGGCCCGGATGCCCTCGTCCTCGAGGAACTCGATCGGGTCGCCCTTGCGCTGCGGGATCTGGACCGGAACGACCTCGTCGGCGAAGACGCCGTCCTTCCACGCCGCGGCGGCCTTCTGGTGCGACCGGACCGCGAACTCGTCCTGCTGCTCGCGGGTGAACTTGTCGATGTCGTTGCGCTGTTCGGTCAGCGCGCCCATCGGCTGATCGGTGAACACGTCGTGCAGACCGTCATAGGCCATGTGGTCGAGCACGGTGACGTCGCCGTACTTGTATCCGGACCGGCTGTCCATCAGCAGGTGCGGCGCCCTGCTCATCGACTCCTGGCCGCCGGCGACCACCACGTCGAACTCCCCGGCGCGGATCAGCTGGTCGGCCAGGGCGATCGAGTCGATACCGGACAGACACATCTTGTTGATGCTCAGCGCCGGCACGTCCCACGGGATGCCGGCCGCCACCGCCGACTGCCGGGCGGGCATCTGACCGGCGCCCGCGGTGAGCACCTGGCCCATGATCACGTACTCGACGGCGGAGGCCGGCACCTTGGCCTTCTCCAGGGCGCCCTTGATGGCGATCGCGCCGAGATCGGTGGCCGCGAAGTCCTTGAGAGAACCCATCAACTTGCCCACGGGCGTGCGGGCGCCAGCAACGATCACAGACGTCGTCATGTGAACCTCCCCATCGGGTTTTGATCGGTTCTGCAGCGGTTATACGGCCTACCGATTAAACGAAACAGTTCCTGTTAGGTTACCTTGGCGTTATGACCACTGATCAGGTTGATGCCCGGCCGCTGCTGCCCACAGCGTTGGTGACCGCCGTCGATCATGTCGGCATCGCGGTCGCGGATCTGGACGCGGCGATCAAGTGGTATCACGACAATCTGGGCATGATCGTGCTGCACGAAGAGGTCAACGAGGAGCAGGGCGTGCGGGAGGCGATGCTCTCCGTGCGCGGCGCCCCGGTCGGCAGCACCCAGATCCAGTTGATGGCCCCGCTGGGCCCGGATTCGACCATCGCCAAGTTCCTCGACAAGCGCGGCCCCGGCCTGCAGCAGTTGGCGTACCGCGTTCGCGATATCGAGGCGATCAGCGAGGGCCTGCGGGAACAGGGCATCCGGTTGCTCTACGACGAGCCTCGTCGCGGCACCGCCAACTCCCGCATCAACTTCATCCACCCGAAGGATGCCGGTGGCGTCCTGATCGAGTTGGTGGAGCCGGCCCCCAACGGGTCCGATCACTGAGCGGGCCCCGAACACTCTGAACCGACCCGCTTCTCACCACCATTTCCGGGTGGGCTTGCGGGTGTCGCGGTGCTCCCAGCACGCCGTGTGCCAGTGTCGGCGCTCCTCGACCGCCCACTCCCCCATCTCTGCCGGCCACACCACAAGATGTGGTGTGCCGGAACGGATTTCATGGTCACAGCCGGGACAGCGGTAGATCTTGGTGGCGCGCGCCGCGGGTACCGGACGCACGTGGTAGTCGTATCCGTCCGGCCCGGTTTCGATCCGGGCGGGCTGCGGCAGCGGCGGTGGCGTGCGCCGGCGGCGGGGTGTATTCCGACGCCTGGCCATACCGATCAGTCTACGGCCGTCAGAACAGCCGGTATTCGTCGCTGTCCATTCCCCGCATCTTGTCGTAATCGAGTGTGACACAGCGGATTCCGCGATCCTCAGCCAGGGTGCGGGCCTGCGGTTTGATCTGCTGGGCGGCGAAGATCCCGCTGACCGGCGCGAGCAGACTGTCCCGGTTGAGCAGGTCGAGATACCGGGTCAGCTGCTCGACGCCGTCGATCTCGCCGCGCCGTTTGATCTCCACCGCGACGGTCCCCCCGTTCCCGTCGCGGCACAGCAGATCCACCGGGCCGATGGCGGTCATGTACTCGCGGCGCACCAACGTGTAGCCCGGTCCGAGCAGTTCGACGTGCTCGGCGAGCAGCTCCTGCAGATGCGCCTCGACCCCGTCCTTGACCAGGCCGGGATCGACGCCGAGATCGTGGGTGGAATCGTGGTCGATGTTCTCCACGGTGATGCGCAGCTGCTCACCGGCCTTGTTCTCCACCACCCACACCGGGACCTCACCGTCGTTGTGTTCGGTGAGCCAGCACGGAGGACTCATCCAGTTCAGCGGCTTGTAGGCACGGTCGTCGGCATGCACGCTGACCGAACCGTCGGCCTTGAACAACAGCAGCCGCCGCGCGGACGGCAGGTGGGCGGTCAACCGGCCGACATAGTCGACCGTGCACTGGGCGATGACGAGGCGCACGCGAACAACCATAGGTGTTTGAGCCGCGGCAAATTAGGCTGACGCCACGATGACCCCGAACAACCGCCTCGCCCGCCGCCTCGGCCACCTCCTGGAGACGCTGACCCGCCAGAGCGGTCGGCTGTCCGGCGCCAACGAATACGGTTCCTGGCTGCTGGGTCGGGTGTCCGAGAGCCAGCGCCGGCGTCGGCTGCGTATCCAGACCATCCTCACCACGTTCATCGTGGGCGCGAACGTGGTCGGCATCGCCGTCGCGGTGACGTTGGTGTCGTTCGTGTTCCCGGTGCCCAGCATCTTCTCCGATGCGCCGGCGTGGCTGACCTTCGGGGTGTCACCGGCCCTGGTCGGTGTCGCGCTGGTGGTGGGAACCACCTGGATCACCCGAGGGATCGTGCGGAATCTGCGGTGGGCCATCGAGGAGCGCCCGCCGAGCCGTACCGACCAGCGCAACACCTTCCTGGCGCCCTGGCGGGTGGCCCGCGCACATCTGGTGCTGTGGGGCGCCGGCACGGCGGTGTTGACGACCCTCTACGGGCTCGTCGATCCGGCGTTCATCCCCCGGTACCTGTTCACGGTGAGTTTCGCCGGGATCGTGGTCGCCACCATCTGCTACCTGTTCACCGAGTTCGCCCTGCGGCCGGTGGCCGCCCAGGCTCTGGAGGCCGGGCCGCCGCCGCGCCGGCTGGCACACGGCATCATGGGCCGCACCATGACGGTGTGGCTGCTCGGTTCCGGAGTGCCGCTGCTGGGCATCATGATCGCCGCGGCGGTCAGCCTCACCCAACGGCACCTGTCTCTCGTGCAGTTCACCATCGCCACCATGGTGCTGGCCGCGGTGGCGCTGGTGTTCGGGTTCGTGCTGATGTGGCTGGTCTCCTGGCTGACGGCGACGCCGGTGCGGGTGGTGCGCGAGGCGCTCAAGCAGGTCGAGAACGGCAATCTGGACTGCAACGTGGTCGTCTTCGACGGCACCGAACTCGGCGAGCTGCAACGGGGCTTCAACGCGATGGTGGACGGGCTGCGAGAACGCGAGCGGGTCCGCGATCTGTTCGGCCGCCACGTCGGACGGGAGGTGGCCCGTGCCGCGGAAGAGCAGCAGCTCGAACTCGGCGGTGAGGAACGGCATGTCGCGGTGATCTTCGTCGACATCGTCGGGTCCACACAGCTGGTCACCACCCGGCCCGCCGCCGAGGTGGTGTCACTGCTCAACCGGTTCTTCGCCGTCATCGTCGAAGAGGTGGACCGGCATCGCGGGCTGGTCAACAAATTCGAGGGCGATGCGACGCTGGCGATCTTCGGCGCCCCCAACCGGCTCGACAACCCCGAGGACGCGGCACTGGCCGCAGCCCGGGCGATCGCCGCGCGGCTGCGCACCGAGGTGCCGGAGGTCAGGGCGGGCATCGGCGTGGCCTCGGGTCAGGTGGTGGCCGGCAATGTCGGAGCGCGAGAACGGTTCGAGTACACCGTGATCGGGGAACCGGTCAACGAAGGCGCACGGTTGTGTGAGCTGGCCAAGACCAAACCCGGCCTGCTGGTGGCCTCGGCGGACGCGGTGGCGAACGCCGGCGAACAGGAACGCGCGCACTGGGTGCTCGGTGAGACGGTGACGCTACGCGGCCACAATCAGCCGACCCGGTTGGCGCTGCCGGCCTGAATCTCGACGTGGTCGCGCGCGGCGGCGATCGCGTCTTCGACGGTGCCGAACACCACCGCACCGGCGCTGCGGCCGTCGGTGGGTATCACCCGGCGGTCCGGGTCGACGACG contains:
- a CDS encoding acetyl-CoA C-acetyltransferase; this translates as MTTSVIVAGARTPVGKLMGSLKDFAATDLGAIAIKGALEKAKVPASAVEYVIMGQVLTAGAGQMPARQSAVAAGIPWDVPALSINKMCLSGIDSIALADQLIRAGEFDVVVAGGQESMSRAPHLLMDSRSGYKYGDVTVLDHMAYDGLHDVFTDQPMGALTEQRNDIDKFTREQQDEFAVRSHQKAAAAWKDGVFADEVVPVQIPQRKGDPIEFLEDEGIRANTTLESLAGLKPAFRKDGTITAGSASQISDGAAAVVVMSKKKAQEMGLTWLCEIGAHGVVAGPDSSLQSQPANAIKKAIAREGITVDQLDIVEINEAFAAVALASTQELGVNPDIVNINGGAIAIGHPIGASGARITLHAALELSRRGSGYAVAALCGAGGQGDALVLRAG
- the mce gene encoding methylmalonyl-CoA epimerase, translating into MTTDQVDARPLLPTALVTAVDHVGIAVADLDAAIKWYHDNLGMIVLHEEVNEEQGVREAMLSVRGAPVGSTQIQLMAPLGPDSTIAKFLDKRGPGLQQLAYRVRDIEAISEGLREQGIRLLYDEPRRGTANSRINFIHPKDAGGVLIELVEPAPNGSDH
- the nucS gene encoding endonuclease NucS is translated as MRLVIAQCTVDYVGRLTAHLPSARRLLLFKADGSVSVHADDRAYKPLNWMSPPCWLTEHNDGEVPVWVVENKAGEQLRITVENIDHDSTHDLGVDPGLVKDGVEAHLQELLAEHVELLGPGYTLVRREYMTAIGPVDLLCRDGNGGTVAVEIKRRGEIDGVEQLTRYLDLLNRDSLLAPVSGIFAAQQIKPQARTLAEDRGIRCVTLDYDKMRGMDSDEYRLF
- a CDS encoding DUF3817 domain-containing protein: MTAMTRASDLPKAVRRRSVAGWFRLVAMLEATSWVGLLIGMYFKYLTSPGTEIGVQIFGPIHGALFVAFLVAAGAAAYTYRWTAGTAVLALLASVLPLATVIFLIWADQTAKLDRKPVAAQGVAAGTASAAADVSEVSRPMTGSA
- a CDS encoding adenylate/guanylate cyclase domain-containing protein yields the protein MTPNNRLARRLGHLLETLTRQSGRLSGANEYGSWLLGRVSESQRRRRLRIQTILTTFIVGANVVGIAVAVTLVSFVFPVPSIFSDAPAWLTFGVSPALVGVALVVGTTWITRGIVRNLRWAIEERPPSRTDQRNTFLAPWRVARAHLVLWGAGTAVLTTLYGLVDPAFIPRYLFTVSFAGIVVATICYLFTEFALRPVAAQALEAGPPPRRLAHGIMGRTMTVWLLGSGVPLLGIMIAAAVSLTQRHLSLVQFTIATMVLAAVALVFGFVLMWLVSWLTATPVRVVREALKQVENGNLDCNVVVFDGTELGELQRGFNAMVDGLRERERVRDLFGRHVGREVARAAEEQQLELGGEERHVAVIFVDIVGSTQLVTTRPAAEVVSLLNRFFAVIVEEVDRHRGLVNKFEGDATLAIFGAPNRLDNPEDAALAAARAIAARLRTEVPEVRAGIGVASGQVVAGNVGARERFEYTVIGEPVNEGARLCELAKTKPGLLVASADAVANAGEQERAHWVLGETVTLRGHNQPTRLALPA